A segment of the Candidatus Dormiibacterota bacterium genome:
ATGGTGGCTACAGCTTTAAGCAGCATCGGCTGGCCGTACTGCTCAACGGTAACATTCTCTACCATTGCAGTCTGCGCCCGACCGGTTCTAAGGGTTTTTAGCTCCTCCTCTAAGTGTTCGAGAGCTTTTTTAAAGCGTGCATCTACTCCGCTTACCAGTTCAGCTGCAGTCATTACTCTGCCCCTCCCAGCTCAATCCGCTTAAACCTCCGAATCACTACGTTTTCGCCAACCTTAGCGCTCAAGTCCAGCACCAGCTGCTCAATCGTCTTGTCTGGATCTTTTACGAACGGCTGACGGGTTAAACAAACCGCTTCGTAATATTTATCTAACTTACCCTGGATGATTTTTTCTTTAACCGCGTCTGGTTTACCAGCTGATTCCAATTCGGCCAGATACAGTTCTTTTTCTTTCTCAATTACTTCCTCTGGCACTGTATCGGGGCTCAGATACTGGGGGTCGGTAGCCGTCACGTGCATGGCTATATCTTTGGCAAAAGCTTTAAAGTCGTCTGTTCGGGCAACAAAGTCGGTTTCGCAGTTCAGCTCTACCAAGGCGCCAATTTTACCAACATGCACGTATGCTTCTATCAAGCCATTTTTTGCTTCGCGATCTGCTCTCTTGGCGGCAGAGGCTTGGCCCTGCAATCGCAAAACTTCAATCGCTTTATCGATATCTCCACTCGCCTCCTCTAGAGCTTTCT
Coding sequences within it:
- the tsf gene encoding translation elongation factor Ts, with product MSVPIEDIKKLRAMTGAGMMSAKKALEEASGDIDKAIEVLRLQGQASAAKRADREAKNGLIEAYVHVGKIGALVELNCETDFVARTDDFKAFAKDIAMHVTATDPQYLSPDTVPEEVIEKEKELYLAELESAGKPDAVKEKIIQGKLDKYYEAVCLTRQPFVKDPDKTIEQLVLDLSAKVGENVVIRRFKRIELGGAE